A genome region from Deinococcus radiopugnans ATCC 19172 includes the following:
- a CDS encoding ABC transporter substrate-binding protein has product MKKIMLTLALLGPAIAQTAQAQTTVEFWHSFGDAKRTDWIKGLADEFNKANPGVKVVPTYKGSYNDSLQATILAARQGKPPALVQIFEVGSQLALDSGVFQPVSGIKNVDFSDYIKPVINYYTIGGKVNSLPFNSSSPVLYFNKDLMKKAGLDPNKPPTTFDGLLAACKKIEAAKLGVTCFGMSLNGWFIEQWMAEQGATLLNNDNGRKGRATATNLDSAAAKKIFTFFKTLQDNKYYTYTGKLEDWDGSDAIFTNQKVVFHITSTADIGNNGEAAKKAGFQMGIGVLPIPSGSKRNGVVIGGASLWIPKAASKAQAEGALDFALFMTNTKNMADWHKLTGYYPVRQSSIDLLRKQGWFTQTPLQLVAFNQLTKTVPSPATAGGLNGAAIQTRKIIEEGVQKVLSGTSVDAALKETKARADAALAEYNANFK; this is encoded by the coding sequence ATGAAAAAAATAATGCTGACGCTGGCCCTGCTGGGACCCGCCATCGCGCAGACCGCTCAGGCACAGACCACCGTGGAATTCTGGCACTCTTTTGGGGACGCCAAGCGCACCGACTGGATCAAGGGTCTGGCCGACGAGTTCAACAAGGCCAACCCCGGCGTCAAGGTGGTGCCCACCTACAAGGGCAGCTACAACGACAGCCTGCAGGCCACCATCCTGGCCGCGCGTCAGGGCAAGCCGCCGGCGCTGGTGCAGATCTTCGAGGTGGGCAGCCAGCTCGCCCTGGACAGCGGCGTGTTCCAGCCGGTCAGCGGCATTAAGAACGTGGATTTCAGCGATTACATCAAACCCGTGATCAACTACTACACCATCGGCGGCAAGGTCAACAGCCTGCCGTTCAACTCCTCCTCGCCGGTGCTGTACTTCAACAAGGACCTGATGAAGAAGGCGGGACTGGACCCCAACAAGCCGCCCACCACCTTCGACGGCCTGCTGGCCGCGTGCAAGAAGATCGAGGCCGCCAAGCTGGGCGTGACCTGCTTCGGCATGAGCCTGAACGGCTGGTTTATCGAGCAGTGGATGGCCGAGCAGGGCGCGACGCTGCTGAACAACGACAACGGCCGCAAGGGCCGCGCCACCGCCACCAACCTGGACAGCGCCGCCGCCAAGAAGATCTTCACCTTCTTCAAGACCCTCCAGGACAACAAGTACTACACCTACACCGGCAAGCTAGAGGACTGGGACGGCAGCGACGCCATCTTCACCAACCAGAAGGTGGTCTTCCACATCACGTCCACGGCCGACATCGGCAACAACGGCGAGGCCGCCAAGAAGGCGGGCTTCCAGATGGGCATCGGCGTGCTGCCCATTCCGTCGGGCAGCAAGCGCAACGGCGTGGTGATCGGTGGGGCCAGCCTGTGGATTCCCAAAGCCGCCAGCAAGGCGCAGGCCGAGGGCGCGCTGGACTTCGCGCTGTTCATGACCAACACCAAGAACATGGCCGACTGGCACAAGCTGACCGGCTACTACCCGGTGCGCCAGAGCAGCATTGATCTGCTGCGCAAACAGGGCTGGTTTACCCAGACGCCGCTGCAACTGGTGGCCTTTAACCAGCTGACCAAGACCGTGCCCAGCCCCGCCACCGCCGGCGGCCTGAACGGCGCGGCCATCCAGACCCGCAAGATCATCGAAGAAGGCGTGCAGAAAGTCCTGAGCGGCACGTCCGTGGACGCCGCGCTGAAGGAAACCAAGGCCCGCGCCGACGCTGCGCTGGCCGAGTACAACGCCAACTTCAAGTAA
- a CDS encoding carbohydrate ABC transporter permease, translating into MLKPAQTTANTEANAVFRGTAMPWLFLLPSLLILAVFIYLPALQTLRLAAFKANLILGTERFVGLQNVTELLLSPAYRQVALQTLIFMVLTVSLGLLFSLGLAWLASRPIRGSKYYRLLLIYPYALSPAIAGTLWLFMFNPEIGVVNQLLGSLFSIKPRWLDDPILAFGLVVVAAIWKGLAYNIVFYLASIQNLPGDVMEAAEIDGATPAQVFWRVAFPLLTPITFFLVFTNIISALFDSFALTDILTRGGPYFHNAGITTFLVYQLYQDGFVNFKSGVAAAQAALMLVLVAFITFMQFKVGEKRVHYGG; encoded by the coding sequence TTGCTCAAACCTGCCCAAACCACCGCCAACACCGAGGCCAATGCGGTCTTCCGGGGCACCGCCATGCCCTGGCTGTTCCTGCTGCCCAGCCTGCTGATCCTGGCCGTCTTCATCTACCTGCCCGCGTTGCAGACGCTGCGGCTGGCCGCATTCAAGGCCAACCTGATTCTGGGCACCGAGCGTTTTGTCGGCCTGCAGAACGTTACCGAGCTGCTGCTCAGTCCGGCCTACCGGCAGGTGGCCCTGCAGACGCTGATCTTCATGGTGCTGACTGTCAGCCTGGGGCTGCTGTTCTCACTGGGGCTGGCGTGGCTGGCGAGCCGCCCGATTCGCGGTTCCAAGTACTACCGCCTGCTGCTGATCTACCCCTACGCCCTGAGTCCGGCGATTGCCGGAACGCTGTGGCTGTTCATGTTCAACCCGGAAATCGGGGTGGTGAACCAGCTGCTGGGCAGCCTGTTCAGCATCAAGCCGCGCTGGCTGGACGATCCCATCCTGGCCTTCGGGCTGGTGGTGGTGGCGGCCATCTGGAAGGGACTGGCGTACAACATCGTCTTTTACCTGGCCTCGATCCAGAACCTGCCCGGCGACGTGATGGAGGCCGCCGAGATCGACGGCGCGACGCCCGCGCAGGTATTCTGGAGGGTGGCCTTTCCGCTGCTGACGCCGATCACGTTTTTTCTGGTGTTCACCAACATCATCTCGGCGCTGTTCGATTCCTTCGCGCTGACCGACATCCTGACGCGCGGCGGGCCGTACTTCCACAACGCGGGCATCACGACATTTCTGGTGTATCAGCTGTATCAGGACGGCTTCGTGAATTTCAAGAGCGGGGTGGCCGCCGCGCAGGCCGCGCTGATGCTGGTGCTGGTGGCGTTTATCACCTTCATGCAGTTCAAGGTGGGGGAAAAGCGGGTGCACTATGGCGGTTAA
- a CDS encoding carbohydrate ABC transporter permease: MAVKTDTFTPPTGKTGGRGPGRRGAVWPTHVALILAVIIISTPLIFALIKATQASSQVISPNMLPGTSFIDNLSSIWVDAKLGRYMLNSTIVAICVTTGKTILALMAALAFVYFRFPLKGAAFTLVLLSLMLPTEVLIIALFDLVSRDLKWANTFAAIIVPFLASATGTFLFRQHFLNIPTSLADAARIDGCGPLRYLTRILIPMSWNTIGALAVIQFVYAWDQYIWPLVIVQQDEKQVVQVGLRKLIEVGGQTDWGAVMAGAIITMLPPLIVFTLLQEQFSRGFALSEDK, from the coding sequence ATGGCGGTTAAAACCGATACTTTTACGCCGCCCACGGGCAAAACGGGTGGACGCGGGCCGGGCCGCCGGGGGGCGGTGTGGCCCACCCACGTCGCCCTGATTCTGGCGGTGATCATCATCAGCACGCCGCTGATCTTCGCGCTGATCAAGGCCACGCAGGCGTCCAGTCAGGTGATCAGCCCCAACATGCTGCCCGGCACGTCGTTCATAGACAACCTGAGCAGCATCTGGGTGGACGCCAAGCTGGGGCGCTACATGCTCAACAGCACCATCGTGGCGATCTGCGTGACCACCGGCAAGACCATTCTGGCCCTGATGGCCGCGCTGGCCTTCGTGTACTTCCGCTTTCCCCTGAAGGGCGCGGCCTTCACGCTGGTGCTGCTCTCCCTGATGCTGCCCACCGAGGTGCTGATCATCGCGCTGTTCGATCTGGTCAGCCGCGATCTGAAGTGGGCCAACACCTTCGCGGCCATCATCGTGCCGTTCCTGGCGAGTGCCACCGGGACTTTTTTGTTCCGGCAGCACTTCCTGAACATCCCCACCAGTCTGGCCGACGCCGCGCGCATCGACGGCTGCGGGCCGCTGCGCTACCTGACGCGCATCCTGATTCCGATGAGCTGGAACACGATTGGGGCGCTGGCCGTGATTCAGTTCGTGTACGCCTGGGATCAGTACATCTGGCCGCTGGTGATCGTGCAGCAGGACGAAAAACAGGTGGTGCAGGTGGGCCTGCGCAAGCTGATCGAGGTGGGCGGGCAGACCGACTGGGGCGCGGTGATGGCGGGCGCGATCATCACCATGCTGCCGCCGCTGATCGTGTTCACGCTGTTGCAGGAGCAGTTCAGCCGGGGCTTTGCCCTGAGCGAGGACAAATAG
- a CDS encoding RNA 2'-phosphotransferase — protein sequence MTEKQLSHRLSYLLRHAPHEAGLTLQPGGWVPLVPLLAHLNVTREQVERVVAVCDKQRFALDGERIRANQGHSVPVDLELTPQTPPAVLYHGTFPGALLAIRREGLRPMNRHHVHLSPDVETARRVGARRGPAVVLTVRAERMHSAGWLFYRSENGVWLVDGVPAEFLTE from the coding sequence ATGACCGAGAAACAACTTTCGCACCGCCTGTCCTACCTGCTGAGGCACGCGCCGCACGAGGCGGGGCTGACCCTGCAACCCGGTGGGTGGGTGCCGCTGGTGCCTTTGCTGGCGCACCTGAACGTGACGCGCGAACAGGTGGAACGGGTGGTGGCCGTTTGTGACAAGCAGAGATTCGCGCTGGACGGGGAGCGCATCCGGGCCAACCAGGGCCACAGCGTTCCGGTGGATCTGGAACTGACGCCCCAGACGCCGCCCGCCGTGCTGTACCACGGCACGTTTCCCGGCGCGTTGCTCGCCATTCGCCGCGAGGGCTTGCGGCCCATGAACCGGCATCACGTTCACCTCTCGCCGGACGTGGAGACGGCCCGCAGGGTGGGGGCGCGGCGGGGGCCAGCCGTGGTGCTGACCGTTCGCGCTGAGCGGATGCACTCGGCGGGGTGGCTGTTTTACCGGTCAGAGAACGGGGTGTGGCTGGTGGACGGGGTGCCTGCGGAGTTTCTCACTGAGTGA